Proteins from a genomic interval of Mycolicibacterium grossiae:
- a CDS encoding alpha/beta hydrolase, giving the protein MTTSLPAEPVRIADPGAGRPGPAKLALLNAVSGVLVPLVARIPEPVKRGLLGGRRVTLDGNTLDTTLQLVLGVQNASGVSGLVASDDVTVARAQLRALAKKIDPAIAVDVAELTVPGPAGDLGARHYAPPGSTGGEPLLVFFHGGGFVVGDLDTHDALCRLLCRDAGVHVLSVDYRLAPEHKAPAAGEDCYAAYRWAVAHAADLGADPARIAVGGDSAGGNLATVVCQTARAAGDVPLPALQLLIYPATNFAEDTRSKTLFAEGFFLTKPHMDWFRDNYLLGASVDVADPRISPLLADDLSGLPPAIVVTAGFDPLRDEGNRYADALAAAGVPVDRREYGSLVHGFANFFAMGGGSATATADVAAALRAHLSGS; this is encoded by the coding sequence ATGACCACGAGTCTGCCAGCCGAGCCGGTGCGCATCGCCGACCCCGGGGCCGGTCGTCCGGGCCCCGCCAAGCTGGCCCTGCTGAACGCCGTCAGCGGCGTGCTGGTGCCGTTGGTCGCCCGCATCCCCGAGCCGGTGAAGCGCGGCCTGCTCGGCGGGCGCCGGGTGACGCTGGACGGCAACACCCTCGACACCACGCTGCAGCTGGTCCTCGGCGTGCAGAACGCCTCCGGCGTCAGCGGACTGGTCGCCAGCGACGACGTCACCGTGGCCCGCGCCCAGCTGCGCGCGCTCGCGAAGAAGATCGATCCCGCGATCGCGGTCGACGTCGCGGAGCTGACCGTCCCCGGGCCGGCCGGCGACCTCGGCGCCCGGCACTACGCGCCGCCCGGGAGCACCGGCGGTGAGCCGCTCCTGGTGTTCTTCCACGGCGGCGGCTTCGTGGTCGGCGACCTCGACACCCACGACGCGCTGTGCCGCCTGCTGTGCCGCGACGCCGGCGTGCACGTCCTGTCCGTCGACTACCGGCTGGCCCCCGAACACAAGGCGCCTGCCGCCGGCGAGGACTGCTACGCCGCCTACCGCTGGGCCGTGGCGCACGCCGCGGACCTGGGCGCCGACCCCGCGCGCATCGCGGTCGGCGGTGACAGCGCCGGCGGCAACCTCGCCACCGTGGTGTGCCAGACGGCCCGGGCCGCCGGCGACGTGCCCCTGCCCGCGCTGCAGCTGCTCATCTACCCCGCGACGAACTTCGCCGAGGACACCCGCTCCAAGACGCTGTTCGCCGAGGGCTTCTTCCTCACCAAGCCACACATGGACTGGTTCCGGGACAACTACCTGCTGGGCGCTTCGGTCGACGTCGCCGATCCGCGCATCTCCCCGCTGCTGGCCGACGACCTCTCCGGGCTGCCGCCCGCGATCGTCGTCACCGCAGGCTTCGACCCGCTGCGCGACGAGGGCAACCGCTACGCCGACGCGCTGGCGGCAGCCGGGGTGCCCGTCGACCGGCGCGAGTACGGCTCGCTGGTGCACGGCTTCGCCAACTTCTTCGCCATGGGCGGCGGCAGCGCCACCGCCACCGCCGACGTGGCGGCGGCCCTGCGGGCCCACCTGAGCGGGTCCTGA
- a CDS encoding DsbA family protein, which produces MANKPKKNASYDLKAADRKRNLLIQIGLTAVVVVFAVALVLTIVLNAKDKPGAGESKAIRVAAANVATKEGSSDPKVVLSMYEDFLCPVCGRFEQTFGPTITSLVDSGAMAIDYNMVAILDRPANDNYSSRAGAAAYCVADESNEAFRRFHAALYAQQPSETGSTFPTDQQLIETARQAGAGGSVPDCITSGKYVKMVEGLASATGINATPTVRINGEDYQYSTPDALVAKVKELAGDVPGASAVPPAPAPTQPGGAPTAP; this is translated from the coding sequence GTGGCCAACAAACCCAAGAAGAACGCCAGCTACGACCTGAAGGCTGCCGATCGCAAGCGCAACCTGCTGATCCAGATCGGGCTGACGGCCGTCGTGGTGGTCTTCGCGGTCGCCCTGGTGCTGACCATCGTGCTGAACGCGAAGGACAAGCCGGGCGCCGGGGAGAGCAAGGCGATCCGGGTGGCCGCGGCCAACGTCGCGACCAAGGAGGGCAGCAGCGACCCGAAGGTCGTCCTGAGCATGTACGAGGACTTCCTCTGCCCGGTCTGCGGCCGCTTCGAGCAGACGTTCGGCCCCACGATCACCTCGCTGGTCGACAGTGGCGCCATGGCGATCGACTACAACATGGTGGCCATCCTCGACCGGCCGGCGAACGACAACTACTCCTCTCGGGCCGGTGCCGCGGCGTACTGCGTCGCCGACGAGTCCAACGAGGCGTTCCGCCGCTTCCACGCCGCGCTCTACGCCCAGCAGCCCAGTGAGACGGGCTCGACCTTCCCGACCGACCAGCAGCTGATCGAGACCGCGCGGCAGGCCGGCGCGGGCGGCTCGGTGCCGGACTGCATCACCAGCGGCAAGTACGTCAAGATGGTCGAGGGCCTCGCGTCGGCCACCGGCATCAACGCCACGCCCACCGTGCGGATCAACGGCGAGGACTACCAGTACTCGACCCCCGACGCGCTGGTCGCCAAGGTCAAGGAACTCGCCGGGGACGTCCCGGGTGCCTCGGCGGTACCGCCGGCGCCCGCCCCCACCCAGCCCGGCGGCGCGCCGACCGCGCCATGA
- a CDS encoding vitamin K epoxide reductase family protein translates to MTVTAPEATPADASATPPVRVGRASAVWILVAGVVGFVAAFTLTVEKIEILINPAYVPSCSINPVLSCGSVMVTPQAAVFGFPNPLIGIVAFTVVIVTGVLAVARVSLPQWYWVGLAVGTLLGVVFVHWLIVQSLYHIGALCPYCMVVWAVTIPLFTVAASIALRPLAANPVARLVHQWRWSLVALWFTALILMILVRFWNYWSTLI, encoded by the coding sequence ATGACCGTCACCGCACCGGAGGCCACCCCGGCCGACGCATCGGCCACCCCGCCGGTCCGCGTCGGACGGGCCAGCGCGGTATGGATCCTCGTCGCCGGCGTCGTCGGCTTCGTGGCGGCGTTCACGCTCACGGTCGAGAAGATCGAGATCCTGATCAACCCGGCTTACGTCCCGTCCTGCAGCATCAACCCGGTGCTGTCCTGCGGGTCGGTGATGGTCACGCCGCAGGCCGCGGTGTTCGGCTTCCCGAATCCGCTGATCGGCATCGTCGCCTTCACCGTCGTCATCGTCACCGGCGTCCTCGCGGTGGCGAGAGTCAGCCTGCCGCAGTGGTATTGGGTGGGCCTGGCGGTCGGCACACTGCTCGGTGTGGTGTTCGTGCACTGGCTGATCGTGCAGAGCCTCTACCACATCGGCGCGCTCTGCCCGTACTGCATGGTGGTCTGGGCGGTGACCATCCCGCTGTTCACCGTGGCCGCGTCGATCGCGCTGCGCCCGCTGGCCGCGAACCCCGTCGCGCGGCTCGTGCACCAGTGGCGGTGGTCGCTGGTCGCGCTGTGGTTCACCGCACTGATCCTGATGATCCTGGTGCGGTTCTGGAACTACTGGTCGACGCTCATCTGA
- a CDS encoding pyruvate carboxylase translates to MISKLLVANRGEIAIRAFRAAYELEIATVAVYAHEDRNSPHRLKADESYQIGEIGHPVRAYLSVDEIIRVARHAGADAVYPGYGFLSENPELAGACAAAGITFVGPGAEVLELTGNKARAIEAARAAGLPVLASSAPSASTDELLAAAADMDFPVFVKAVSGGGGRGMRRVTEPAALAEAIEAASREAESAFGDPNVYLEQAVVNPRHIEVQILADGRGEVIHLFERDCSVQRRHQKVVELAPAPNLEPELRERICADAVAFARGIGYFCAGTVEFLLDERGRHVFIECNPRIQVEHTVTEEITDVDLVGSQLRIAAGETLVDLGLSQDAVRIRGAAMQCRITTEDPANGFRPDTGRITGYRSPGGAGIRLDGGTNLGAEISAHFDSMLVKLTCRGRDFSVAAARARRALAEFRIRGVSTNIPFLQSVIDDPDFRAGRVTTSFIDDRPWLLTAHTSADRGTKILNYLADVTVNKPHGERPSTVYPHDKLPDVDLTAPPAPGTRQRLLASGPEAFAAWLRDDPAVGLTDTTFRDAHQSLLATRVRSNGLLMVAPYVARMMPQLLSVECWGGATYDVALRFLKEDPWERLAALREAIPNICLQMLLRGRNTVGYTPYPETVTHAFVDEAARTGVDVFRIFDALNNVDSMRPAIDAVRETGSAVAEVAMSYTGDLSDPAETLYTLDYWLRLAEDIVAAGAHVLAIKDMAGLLRPPAAATLVSALRSRFDLPVHVHTHDTPGGQLATYTAAWQAGASAVDGAAAPLSGTTSQPPLSAIVAAAAHTRYDTGLDLAAVCDLEPYWEALRRVYAPFEAGLPAPTGRVYHHEIPGGQLSNLRTQAVALGLGDRFEDVENAYAGADRVLGRLVKVTPSSKVVGDLALALVGASATADEFAADPARFDIPDSVIGFLRGELGDPPGGWPEPLRSKALEGRGPARPEQEVSDEDARVLAEPGVARQATLNRLLFPGPTKEFEAHRETYGDTSRLSANQFFYGLRHGDEHRVELEPGVDLLIGLEAVSEADERGMRTVLCIINGQLRPILVRDRTIAVDAPVAEKAEKGNADHVAAPFAGVVTVGVAEGDAVTAGQTVATIEAMKMEAAITAPKAGTVARVAVSETAQVEGGDLLVVIG, encoded by the coding sequence GTGATTTCCAAGCTTCTGGTGGCCAATCGCGGTGAGATCGCGATCCGGGCGTTCCGTGCGGCATACGAGTTGGAGATCGCCACCGTGGCGGTCTACGCCCACGAGGACCGCAACTCGCCGCACCGGTTGAAGGCCGACGAGTCCTACCAGATCGGCGAGATCGGCCATCCCGTCCGGGCGTATTTGTCGGTCGACGAGATCATCCGGGTGGCCCGGCACGCCGGCGCCGACGCGGTCTATCCCGGGTACGGCTTCCTGTCGGAGAACCCGGAACTCGCCGGCGCGTGCGCAGCCGCCGGCATCACCTTCGTCGGCCCGGGCGCCGAGGTCCTCGAGCTGACCGGCAACAAGGCCCGCGCCATCGAGGCGGCCCGCGCGGCGGGCCTGCCGGTGCTCGCGTCGTCGGCGCCGTCGGCATCGACCGACGAACTGCTGGCCGCAGCGGCGGACATGGACTTTCCGGTGTTCGTGAAGGCGGTGTCCGGCGGCGGCGGTCGCGGCATGCGGCGCGTCACCGAACCCGCGGCGCTGGCCGAGGCGATCGAGGCGGCCAGCCGCGAGGCCGAGTCGGCCTTCGGCGACCCCAACGTCTACCTCGAGCAGGCGGTGGTGAACCCGCGGCACATCGAGGTGCAGATCCTCGCCGACGGCCGCGGCGAGGTCATCCACCTCTTCGAGCGCGACTGCAGCGTGCAGCGGCGCCACCAGAAGGTGGTCGAACTCGCGCCCGCGCCGAACCTCGAACCCGAACTGCGGGAACGAATCTGCGCCGACGCGGTCGCCTTCGCGCGCGGCATCGGCTACTTCTGCGCGGGCACCGTCGAATTCCTGCTCGACGAGCGTGGCCGGCACGTCTTCATCGAGTGCAACCCGCGCATCCAGGTGGAGCACACGGTGACCGAGGAGATCACCGACGTCGACCTGGTCGGCTCGCAGCTGCGCATCGCCGCGGGGGAGACGCTGGTTGATCTCGGTCTCAGCCAGGACGCGGTGCGCATCCGCGGCGCGGCCATGCAGTGCCGCATCACCACCGAGGATCCGGCCAACGGCTTCCGGCCCGACACCGGACGCATCACCGGCTACCGGTCCCCGGGCGGCGCGGGCATCCGGCTCGACGGCGGCACGAACCTGGGCGCCGAGATCTCGGCACACTTCGACTCCATGCTGGTCAAGCTGACCTGTCGCGGCCGCGACTTCTCCGTGGCGGCGGCCCGTGCCCGCCGCGCGCTGGCCGAGTTCCGCATCCGCGGCGTGTCGACCAACATCCCGTTCCTGCAGTCGGTGATCGACGACCCCGACTTCCGCGCCGGGCGGGTCACGACGTCGTTCATCGACGACCGGCCGTGGCTGCTGACCGCGCACACCTCGGCCGACCGGGGCACGAAGATCCTGAACTACCTGGCGGACGTGACGGTGAACAAGCCGCACGGCGAGCGCCCGTCGACGGTCTACCCGCACGACAAGCTGCCCGACGTGGACCTGACCGCGCCCCCGGCGCCCGGCACGCGGCAGCGCCTGCTCGCATCCGGCCCGGAGGCGTTCGCCGCGTGGCTGCGCGACGACCCGGCGGTCGGGCTCACCGACACCACCTTCCGCGACGCCCACCAGTCGCTGCTGGCGACGCGCGTGCGCTCCAACGGGCTGCTGATGGTGGCGCCCTACGTCGCGCGGATGATGCCGCAGCTGCTGTCGGTCGAATGCTGGGGCGGCGCCACCTACGACGTCGCGCTGCGCTTCCTCAAGGAGGACCCGTGGGAGCGGCTCGCCGCGCTGCGCGAGGCGATCCCCAACATCTGCCTGCAGATGCTGCTGCGCGGCCGCAACACCGTCGGCTACACACCGTATCCGGAGACGGTGACCCACGCGTTCGTCGACGAGGCCGCCCGCACCGGGGTGGACGTGTTCCGCATCTTCGACGCGCTGAACAACGTCGACTCCATGCGGCCCGCGATCGACGCCGTCCGCGAGACCGGTTCTGCCGTGGCCGAAGTCGCGATGTCCTACACCGGTGACCTGTCGGATCCGGCGGAGACGCTGTACACGCTGGACTACTGGCTGCGGCTGGCCGAGGACATCGTCGCGGCCGGGGCGCACGTGCTGGCGATCAAGGACATGGCGGGCCTGTTGCGGCCGCCCGCGGCGGCGACGCTGGTCTCGGCGTTGCGCAGCCGCTTCGACCTGCCGGTGCACGTACACACCCACGACACCCCGGGAGGCCAGCTCGCCACGTACACCGCGGCCTGGCAGGCCGGGGCGTCGGCGGTCGACGGGGCGGCGGCGCCGCTGTCGGGGACCACCAGCCAGCCCCCGCTCAGCGCGATCGTGGCCGCCGCGGCGCACACCCGGTACGACACCGGGCTGGACCTGGCCGCGGTGTGCGACCTGGAGCCGTACTGGGAGGCGCTGCGCCGGGTGTACGCGCCGTTCGAGGCGGGCCTGCCGGCGCCGACCGGGCGCGTGTACCACCACGAGATCCCCGGCGGGCAGCTGAGCAACCTGCGCACCCAGGCCGTCGCGCTGGGGCTCGGCGACCGCTTCGAGGACGTCGAGAACGCCTATGCCGGCGCCGACCGGGTGCTGGGCCGACTGGTGAAGGTGACGCCGTCGAGCAAGGTCGTCGGTGATCTCGCGCTGGCGCTGGTCGGCGCGAGCGCGACCGCCGACGAATTCGCGGCCGATCCGGCGCGGTTCGACATTCCCGACAGCGTCATCGGGTTCCTGCGCGGCGAACTCGGCGATCCGCCCGGCGGGTGGCCGGAACCGTTGCGCAGCAAGGCACTCGAGGGCCGCGGGCCGGCACGCCCGGAGCAGGAGGTCTCCGACGAGGATGCCCGCGTGCTCGCCGAACCCGGTGTGGCCCGCCAGGCCACGCTGAACCGGCTGCTCTTCCCCGGGCCCACCAAGGAGTTCGAGGCGCACCGCGAGACCTACGGCGACACGTCGAGGTTGAGCGCCAACCAGTTCTTCTACGGCCTGCGGCACGGTGATGAGCACCGGGTGGAGCTGGAACCGGGTGTCGACCTGCTGATCGGCCTGGAGGCCGTCTCGGAGGCCGACGAGCGCGGCATGCGCACGGTGCTGTGCATCATCAACGGCCAGCTGCGGCCGATTCTGGTGCGCGACAGGACGATTGCCGTGGACGCCCCGGTGGCGGAGAAGGCGGAGAAGGGCAACGCCGATCACGTCGCCGCGCCCTTCGCCGGCGTCGTGACCGTGGGCGTCGCCGAGGGGGACGCCGTGACCGCGGGCCAGACGGTCGCCACGATCGAGGCGATGAAGATGGAGGCCGCCATCACCGCGCCGAAGGCGGGCACCGTGGCGCGGGTGGCCGTGTCGGAGACCGCTCAGGTCGAGGGCGGCGACCTCCTGGTGGTGATCGGCTGA
- the rsmD gene encoding 16S rRNA (guanine(966)-N(2))-methyltransferase RsmD, whose amino-acid sequence MTRIIGGRFGGRRIAVPQPRSRRASGTRPTADRVREALFNVLASDVGLDGARVLDLYAGSGALGIEAVSRGAASAVFVESDRRAAAVLEANLADLGVRDAVVRRATVTAALASAPAHPVDLVLADPPYDVPHTEVEAVLAGLSAAGWVAPGAVAVVERPAGGPELTWSDGWTAWQVRRYGDTRLEFGEYEPIA is encoded by the coding sequence CTGACCCGCATCATCGGCGGCCGCTTCGGCGGTCGTCGGATCGCGGTGCCGCAGCCGCGGTCCCGCCGTGCCAGTGGTACCCGGCCGACCGCCGACCGGGTGCGCGAGGCGCTGTTCAACGTGCTCGCCTCCGACGTCGGCCTGGACGGTGCGCGGGTGCTGGATCTCTACGCGGGGTCGGGGGCGCTCGGCATCGAGGCCGTCTCGCGCGGCGCGGCGAGTGCGGTGTTCGTCGAGTCCGACCGCCGGGCGGCCGCGGTGCTGGAAGCCAACCTCGCCGATCTCGGCGTCCGCGATGCGGTGGTGCGCCGGGCCACCGTGACCGCGGCGCTGGCGTCGGCGCCGGCCCACCCCGTCGACCTGGTGCTCGCCGACCCGCCCTACGACGTGCCGCACACCGAGGTCGAGGCCGTCCTGGCGGGACTGTCGGCCGCGGGGTGGGTGGCGCCCGGCGCGGTCGCGGTGGTCGAACGACCGGCCGGCGGGCCGGAGCTGACGTGGTCGGACGGCTGGACGGCGTGGCAGGTGCGGCGGTACGGCGACACCCGCTTGGAGTTCGGCGAGTACGAGCCGATCGCGTAG
- the coaD gene encoding pantetheine-phosphate adenylyltransferase, which translates to MSGAVCPGSFDPVTLGHVDVFERACAQFDEVVVAVLVNPNKKGMFTAEERIDLIRASTTHLPNLRAESGQGLVVDFAKARGITAIVKGLRSSTDFEYELQMAQMNSHVAGVDTFFVATNPRYAFVSSSLAKEVAGLGGDVSDLLPGPVNDGLRAKLGG; encoded by the coding sequence ATGAGCGGCGCGGTGTGTCCAGGTTCGTTCGATCCGGTGACGCTCGGTCACGTCGACGTGTTCGAGCGGGCGTGCGCCCAGTTCGACGAGGTCGTGGTCGCGGTGCTGGTGAACCCCAACAAGAAGGGCATGTTCACCGCCGAGGAGCGCATCGACCTCATCCGCGCGTCCACGACGCACCTGCCGAACCTGCGCGCCGAGTCCGGGCAGGGTCTGGTGGTCGACTTCGCGAAGGCACGCGGCATCACCGCCATCGTCAAGGGGCTGCGCAGCAGCACCGACTTCGAGTACGAGCTGCAGATGGCGCAGATGAACTCCCACGTCGCCGGCGTCGACACCTTCTTCGTGGCGACCAACCCGCGGTACGCGTTCGTGTCGTCGTCGCTGGCCAAGGAGGTGGCCGGGCTCGGCGGCGACGTGTCCGACCTGCTGCCCGGGCCGGTCAACGACGGGCTGCGAGCCAAGCTCGGCGGTTGA
- a CDS encoding hemerythrin domain-containing protein gives MVETFVQSTDDVVRFLKDQHNLIKDLFEEVFSASSDDARRTAFTELRQLLAVHETAEEMIVHPRARGEGAAGDEVVDARLAEEHRAKEMLAALEDTDVAAPEFLPALAKFRDAVVEHADAEEAEEFDSLQRDLDAGQLKAMAAAVRAAEAIAPTRPHPGVESATLNFAVGPFASMLDRARDAIGAVLR, from the coding sequence ATGGTCGAGACGTTCGTTCAATCCACCGATGACGTCGTCCGGTTCCTCAAGGATCAGCACAACCTGATCAAGGACTTGTTCGAGGAGGTGTTCTCCGCCTCGTCCGACGACGCGCGCCGCACCGCGTTCACCGAGTTGCGCCAACTGCTGGCCGTGCACGAGACCGCCGAGGAGATGATCGTGCACCCGCGGGCCCGCGGCGAGGGCGCCGCGGGCGACGAGGTGGTCGACGCCCGACTCGCCGAGGAGCACCGGGCCAAGGAGATGCTCGCCGCGCTCGAGGACACCGATGTCGCCGCACCGGAGTTCCTCCCGGCGCTGGCGAAGTTCCGCGACGCCGTCGTCGAGCACGCCGACGCCGAGGAGGCCGAGGAATTCGACTCGCTGCAACGCGATCTCGACGCCGGACAGCTCAAGGCGATGGCCGCCGCGGTGCGCGCCGCAGAGGCCATCGCGCCGACGCGGCCGCATCCCGGCGTCGAGTCGGCGACGCTCAACTTCGCGGTCGGACCGTTCGCGTCGATGCTCGACCGGGCCCGCGACGCGATCGGCGCCGTGCTGCGCTGA
- the sepIVA gene encoding cell division protein SepIVA, which yields MYRVFEALDELGAIVEEARGVPMTAGCMVPRGDVLELLDDIKDAIPGELDDAQDVLDARDAMLRDAKEHAENMVNNATAEADSLVDHARAEADRLLSDAKGQADRMVAEARQHSERMVAEARAEADRMSATAKREYEASTGRAKSEADRLIESGNLAYEKAVQEGIKEQQRLVAQTEIVQTATMEATRMVDAAHAEADRLRGECDIYVDSKLAEFEDYLNGTLRSVSRGRHQLRTAAGTHDYAQR from the coding sequence GTGTACCGAGTTTTCGAAGCGCTCGACGAGCTGGGGGCCATCGTCGAGGAGGCCCGCGGCGTGCCGATGACGGCAGGCTGCATGGTGCCGCGCGGTGACGTCCTGGAACTGCTGGACGACATCAAGGACGCCATCCCCGGCGAACTCGACGACGCCCAGGACGTCCTCGACGCCCGCGACGCGATGCTGCGCGACGCCAAGGAGCACGCCGAGAACATGGTCAACAACGCGACGGCGGAAGCCGATTCGCTGGTCGACCATGCACGCGCCGAGGCCGACCGGCTGCTGTCGGACGCCAAGGGGCAGGCCGACCGGATGGTCGCCGAGGCCCGCCAGCACAGCGAGCGGATGGTCGCCGAGGCGCGTGCCGAGGCCGACCGCATGTCGGCCACCGCCAAGCGCGAGTACGAGGCCTCCACCGGCCGGGCGAAGTCGGAGGCGGACCGCCTCATCGAGAGCGGCAACCTCGCCTACGAGAAGGCCGTCCAGGAGGGCATCAAGGAGCAGCAGCGCCTGGTGGCCCAGACCGAGATCGTGCAGACCGCCACGATGGAGGCGACCCGCATGGTCGACGCCGCCCACGCCGAGGCCGACCGCCTGCGCGGCGAGTGCGACATCTACGTCGACAGCAAGCTCGCCGAGTTCGAGGACTACCTCAACGGCACGCTGCGCTCGGTCAGCCGCGGCCGGCACCAACTGCGCACCGCCGCCGGCACCCACGACTACGCCCAGCGCTGA
- a CDS encoding YceD family protein, with amino-acid sequence MTRTKATGTRHAARSPFVVDVARLGRRPGSVQDLHETVEAPARIGVELVAIAAGAPIDLDLILQAVSEGVLVTGTVSAPTTGECARCLTPVTGRVDIDLTELFAYPDSVTEATTEADEVARVGASGVPDTIDLEQPIVDAVGLALPFSPLCTEDCQGLCPDCGVPLAEAEPGHQHDKIDPRWAKLAAMLPTDPDGEVSDGARG; translated from the coding sequence ATGACACGGACGAAGGCCACCGGCACGCGACACGCCGCACGGTCGCCGTTCGTCGTCGACGTGGCGCGCCTCGGCCGCAGGCCGGGCTCGGTGCAGGACCTGCACGAGACGGTCGAGGCGCCCGCACGCATCGGCGTCGAACTGGTGGCGATCGCCGCGGGTGCGCCCATCGACCTCGATCTGATCCTGCAGGCGGTGTCGGAGGGCGTGCTGGTGACCGGCACGGTGTCCGCGCCGACCACCGGCGAGTGCGCGCGCTGCCTCACCCCGGTGACGGGCCGGGTCGACATCGACCTGACCGAGCTGTTCGCCTACCCCGACAGCGTCACCGAGGCCACCACCGAGGCCGACGAGGTGGCCCGCGTCGGCGCCTCCGGCGTGCCGGACACCATCGACCTCGAACAGCCCATCGTCGACGCCGTCGGCCTGGCGCTGCCGTTCTCGCCGCTGTGCACCGAGGACTGCCAAGGGCTGTGCCCGGACTGCGGTGTACCGCTGGCCGAGGCGGAGCCCGGCCATCAGCACGACAAGATCGACCCGCGCTGGGCGAAGCTCGCCGCGATGCTCCCCACCGACCCCGACGGCGAGGTCTCCGACGGGGCCCGCGGGTGA
- the rnc gene encoding ribonuclease III, producing MTADRTPLLDALGVTLPEELLTIALTHRSYAFENGGLPTNERLEFLGDAVLGLLIADILIRRHPDSPEGELAKLRNSIVNTQALASVGRGLADTGLGSFLLLGRGEVVTGGADKASILADGVEALLGAVYLEHGFDAARGVVLRLFGGLLDAAPSLGAALEWKSSLQELTVSRGLGVPKYVVTSDGPDHDRVFTAAVIVNGEEYGSGVGTTKKDAEIKAAAQAWTALDSEAAQPGPSDAAVPDMPDA from the coding sequence GTGACGGCCGATCGGACGCCACTGCTCGACGCGCTGGGCGTGACGCTGCCCGAGGAGCTGCTCACCATCGCGCTCACCCACCGCAGCTACGCCTTCGAGAACGGCGGGCTGCCGACCAACGAGCGCCTGGAGTTCCTCGGTGACGCCGTCCTTGGCCTGCTCATCGCCGACATCCTCATCCGCCGCCACCCCGACAGCCCCGAGGGTGAGCTGGCCAAGCTGCGCAACAGCATCGTCAATACCCAGGCGCTGGCGAGCGTCGGGCGCGGCCTCGCCGACACCGGGCTCGGGTCGTTCCTGCTGCTCGGCCGCGGCGAGGTCGTCACCGGCGGCGCGGACAAGGCCAGCATCCTCGCCGACGGCGTCGAGGCGCTGCTCGGTGCGGTGTACCTGGAACACGGCTTCGACGCGGCCCGCGGGGTGGTGCTGCGCCTGTTCGGCGGCCTGCTGGACGCGGCGCCGTCGCTCGGCGCCGCCCTGGAATGGAAGTCCAGCCTGCAGGAACTCACCGTCTCCCGCGGCCTCGGCGTTCCCAAGTACGTCGTGACCTCCGACGGCCCGGACCACGACCGGGTCTTCACCGCCGCGGTGATCGTCAACGGCGAGGAGTACGGCTCCGGCGTCGGGACCACCAAGAAGGACGCCGAGATCAAGGCGGCCGCCCAGGCGTGGACCGCGCTGGACTCCGAGGCGGCGCAGCCGGGCCCGTCCGACGCCGCGGTGCCCGATATGCCCGATGCCTGA
- the mutM gene encoding bifunctional DNA-formamidopyrimidine glycosylase/DNA-(apurinic or apyrimidinic site) lyase, translated as MPELPEVEVVRRGLDAHVTGRRITAVRVHHPRAVRRHEAGPADMTARLLDAEIVGTGRRGKFLWLVLGGNRPREALVVHLGMSGQMLLGPVARTEHLRIATLLDDGLSLSFVDQRTFGGWMLSDMVTVDGTELPEPVAHIARDPLDPLFDRDAVVNALRRKHSEIKRQLLNQTVVSGIGNIYADEALWRAKVNGARLAEALSRPKLAAILDHAADVMRDALGQGGTSFDSLYVNVNGESGYFDRSLDAYGREGEPCRRCGAVMRRDKFMNRSSFYCPKCQPRPRG; from the coding sequence ATGCCTGAGCTGCCCGAGGTCGAGGTCGTACGCCGCGGGCTCGACGCCCACGTCACCGGCCGCAGGATCACCGCCGTGCGCGTGCACCATCCGCGCGCCGTGCGCCGGCACGAGGCCGGGCCCGCCGACATGACCGCCCGCCTGCTCGATGCCGAGATCGTCGGCACCGGCCGGCGCGGCAAGTTCCTGTGGCTGGTGCTCGGCGGCAACCGCCCGCGCGAGGCCCTCGTGGTGCACCTCGGGATGAGCGGCCAGATGCTGCTGGGACCGGTCGCCCGCACCGAACACCTGCGCATCGCCACGCTGCTGGACGACGGCCTGTCGCTGAGCTTCGTCGACCAGCGCACGTTCGGCGGCTGGATGCTGTCCGACATGGTCACCGTCGACGGCACCGAGCTGCCCGAGCCGGTCGCGCACATCGCGCGTGACCCGCTCGACCCGCTGTTCGACCGCGACGCCGTCGTGAATGCATTGCGGCGCAAGCACTCCGAGATCAAGCGGCAGCTGCTCAACCAGACCGTGGTGTCGGGCATCGGCAACATCTACGCCGACGAGGCGCTGTGGCGGGCCAAGGTGAACGGCGCCCGGCTCGCCGAGGCGTTGAGCAGGCCGAAACTCGCGGCGATCCTCGACCACGCCGCCGACGTCATGCGCGACGCGCTGGGACAGGGCGGCACGTCGTTCGACTCGCTGTACGTGAACGTCAACGGCGAGTCCGGGTACTTCGACCGCTCCCTGGACGCCTACGGCCGCGAGGGCGAACCGTGCCGGCGCTGCGGCGCGGTGATGCGTCGCGACAAGTTCATGAACCGCTCGTCGTTCTACTGCCCGAAATGCCAGCCCCGCCCGCGTGGTTGA